The following are encoded in a window of Drosophila simulans strain w501 chromosome 3L, Prin_Dsim_3.1, whole genome shotgun sequence genomic DNA:
- the LOC6736352 gene encoding GATOR complex protein Iml1 isoform X1 gives MKLYKLNTHTRGCNKSYDADLVMNLKDHPNANVGDVVEIYAPDEENGTHLLLQITEFNGSCGRDVISIESGIANAFKMRPYSNVVMRIVKPADVALDSIEITFKDQYMGRSEMWRLKTYLTDTCVYVNKKIDYNDMQIRCQVYEMWSQGERVASGVITEDTKIVFRSSTSMVYLFLQMSSEMWDFDIHGDLYFEKAVNGFLTELFQKWRKLSCNHEVTIVLFSRTFYAAKSLDEFPEHMRDCLQQDYKGRFYEDFYRVAIQNERCDDWCTVLGQLRKLFTSYQATVLRYHERENMKIPPATNSSATQGNFLEVLNISLNTFEKHYLDRTFDRTGQLSVVITPGVGVFSVDRELTNITKQRIIDNGVGSDLVCVGEQPLHAVPLLKFHNKDTTLTSADDYSLPHWINLSFYSTNKKIAYSSFIPRIKLPLFGSQLTLHDGVGEGEGEENEGHFLSCNQSEYKHNSLFDYDAYDEQIFQPLPAQSTCSLQRVVRAKKTSVPSLETYAYRNNDWENLTPTQIPAMRRKMSDPDIHHGTSAMLAALQPDTTNLSESLASEKNARRTIVSIAPIVRPGRALINPFDPSQVTIKLTSNRRRWTHIFPKGPTGVLIQQHHYQAVPAKPTQAGQQRPLQQIQSNNNNDQEDYGCANGEQYDRVSSHSLLSKSASSQSFVMGDEHIDFFKRRQNSPMNPLPANVPNLTATQAKSYLWGATGEQEWTPAITTVKHLRPIVEGEHHHLGSLEALRALDPPPDAEAGGGRGKIIIGVDWKSLTIPACLPITTDYFPDKRSLNNDYVISDYTLLPDDVNHDYAQSRAVYRKPLSTEEVCKEIVSQRLAQGFQLIVVDEKPPTAGGCSSGSAVQPVKLSRETNKEYLLSIGRIFHKISLSGSVITVTGYRPRHPYPPINVDYRYRFHAPQHETYEISGVNFTTEKLENFNWNHMDLYICTRGDVDYPLMESLKYWRYRMYLLPRENIVSKIASCQRCDIFPDVTADNTREQVEDFVRLIEAVSKLKRQYARKARDSPIAHITKRRHSTSIISRPQPNQGLTNSPFRERVGSNRLPEKRPSINVRPKLENGRIPRIFPATDAAAAAGVAARDDQDDGFPVDIKFSPNATLPEIFEAMKHPVNGVGFFSQTQSLPSCTFVAYDALMWLKTRLNNGRHPLDLLEAMRKERMICHASGDWKKPVVPGFVFYYVVQQDKNAKDYAPPLDDYSAFVNEWLEIEFQGCSFLWHDEPVTTPVPNFLRDSPAPQSWTETSSNKRVYRQSHLEIDVNQKSDRMEWGHVKHHTVLQPRFAFEIVVEWVTSSGPIVADLIGGWMRKANQFNFLVSVPADPMAEPFTKKSDPLRGPIFIPLCTTFLPNGAALFDEFPEESRSDRMLFFQEAILGKFGFLPCVLEKKYSVGKDLPKEYQYVHCTGNMFALIRCATNNYQVESPILKEANVTRCVYGHTNNTNVPKKVGFLWAWNHMIPNKKWKAQTINNSADGELFQLKMLKDFREFCSNSDQRLSTFWTQSQELKRRAQKFEFNNNNTEENKMK, from the exons ATGAAGCTGTACAAGCTGAACACGCATACGCGTGGCTGCAACAAATCCTACG ATGCGGACTTGGTGATGAATCTGAAGGATCATCCCAACGCCAATGTGGGGGATGTGGTGGAAATTTACGCCCCCGACGAGGAGAACGGCACTCACCTACTGCTCCAAATCACCGAGTTCAATGGCAGCTGTGGCCGGGATGTGATCAGCATCGAATCGGGCATCGCCAATGCCTTCAAGATGCGTCCGTACTCCAATGTGGTGATGCGCATAGTTAAGCCGGCGGATGTGGCCCTGGACTCGATAGAGATTACCTTCAAGGATCAGTACATGGGTCGCTCGGAAATGTGGCGCCTGAAGACCTACTTG ACGGACAcctgtgtgtatgtgaacAAGAAGATCGATTACAACGACATGCAGATTCGATGCCAGGTGTATGAGATGTGGTCGCAGGGCGAGCGCGTGGCCAGCGGCGTCATCACAGAGGACACCAAGATTGTCTTCCGCAGCAGCACTTCGATGGTGTACCTCTTCCTGCAGATGTCCTCCGAGATGTGGGACTTTGACATCCACGGTGACCTGTACTTCGAAAAGGCAGTCAATGGGTTTCTCACCGAGCTCTTTCAAAAGTGGCGTAAATTGAGCTGTAACCACGAGGTGACCATCGTGCTGTTCTCTCGCACCTTCTACGCAGCCAAGAGCCTGGACGAGTTTCCCGAGCATATGCGCGACTGCCTGCAGCAGGACTACAAGGGTCGCTTCTACGAGGACTTCTACCGCGTGGCCATCCAGAATGAGCGCTGTGATGATTGGTGTACTGTCCTGGGCCAGCTCCGAAAGCTATTCACGTCCTACCAG GCCACTGTGCTGCGCTATCACGAACGTGAGAACATGAAGATTCCCCCGGCCACCAATTCTTCAGCCACTCAGGGTAACTTTTTGGAGGTGCTGAACATATCGCTGAACACTTTCGAAAAGCATTATTTGGATAGAACGTTCGACCGCACCGGACAGCTCTCCGTGGTTATAACCCCAGGAGTGGGTGTTTTTTCCGTGGATCGAGAGCTGACCAATATCACGAAGCAACGCATTATCGATAATGGCGTTGGTAGCGACCTTGTCTGTGTGGGCGAGCAGCCGCTGCATGCGGTTCCGCTTCTCAAATTCCACAACAAAGACACCACGTTGACCTCCGCCGATGACTACTCTCTGCCCCACTGGATAAACTTGAGCTTCTACTCCACCAACAAGAAGATTGCGTACTCCAGTTTCATACCACGGATCAAGCTGCCTCTGTTTGGATCCCAGCTGACGCTCCACGATGGCGTTGGCGAAGGGGAGGGCGAGGAGAACGAGGGTCACTTTCTGAGCTGCAATCAGTCGGAGTATAAGCACAACTCGCTCTTTGATTACGATGCGTATGATGAACAGATCTTTCAGCCGCTGCCCGCTCAGAGTACTTG CTCGCTGCAGCGTGTAGTGCGGGCTAAGAAGACATCGGTGCCCAGTTTAGAGACCTATGCTTACAGGAACAACGACTGGGAGAACCTTACGCCGACTCAAATTCCGGCCATGCGGCGCAAGATGTCCGATCCCGACATTCATCACGGCACCTCAGCAATGCTGGCTGCCTTG CAACCGGATACAACCAACCTCTCCGAGTCACTGGCCTCGGAGAAGAACGCCCGCAGGACGATCGTTAGCATTGCGCCCATAGTGCGTCCGGGTCGCGCCCTGATCAATCCCTTTGATCCCTCGCAAGTGACAATAAAGCTGACCTCCAATCGCCGCCGCTGGACGCACATATTCCCGAAGGGACCAACCGGTGTACTCATACAGCAGCATCATTATCAAGCGGTGCCAGCAAAACCCACGCAGGCGGGTCAGCAGAGACCATTGCAGCAGAtccagagcaacaacaacaacgaccaGGAGGATTACGGGTGCGCAAATGGAGAGCAGTACGACCGAGTGTCCAGCCATTCGCTGCTCAGCAAGTCAGCCTCCTCGCAGAGCTTTGTGATGGGTGATGAGCACATTGATT TCTTTAAGCGACGTCAAAACTCGCCGATGAACCCCCTGCCCGCCAATGTGCCCAACCTGACGGCCACCCAGGCGAAGTCTTACCTCTGGGGAGCCACTGGGGAGCAGGAGTGGACACCAGCAATTACCACGG TCAAGCATCTGAGGCCGATCGTCGAGGGCGAGCATCATCATCTGGGCAGCCTGGAGGCACTAAGGGCTCTAGACCCGCCCCCCGATGCGGAGGCGGGCGGCGGAAGAGGAAAGATCATCATAG GCGTCGATTGGAAGTCGCTTACGATCCCCGCCTGTCTGCCCATCACCACGGACTACTTCCCGGACAAGCGTTCGCTGAATAACGACTATGTGATATCGGATTACACTCTGCTGCCCGACGATGTGAATCACGATTACGCCCAGAGCAGAGCTGTTTACCGGAAACCCCTGTCCACGGAGGAGGTGTGCAAGGAGATCGTGTCGCAGCGCTTGGCTCAGGGCTTCCAGCTAATCGTGGTCGACGAGAAGCCTCCGACTGCGGGCGGTTGCTCCTCGGGATCTGCAGTGCAGCCAGTGAAACTTTCGCGTGAGACCAACAAGGAGTATCTGCTCTCCATTGGACGCATCTTTCACAAGATCTCGTTGAGCGGCTCGGTGATCACGGTCACTGGTTATAGGCCCAG ACACCCGTATCCCCCGATAAATGTGGACTACCGCTACCGTTTCCATGCCCCACAGCACGAAACCTACGAAATCTCCGGCGTGAACTTCACCACCGAGAAGCTGGAGAACTTCAACTGGAACCACATGGACCTGTACATCTGCACGCGTGGCGATGTGGATTACCCACTCATGGAG AGCCTGAAGTACTGGCGCTATCGCATGTACCTGCTGCCCAGGGAGAACATTGTGAGCAAGATCGCCAGTTGCCAGCGATGCGACATATTCCCCGACGTGACTGCGGATAACACGCGGGAGCAGGTCGAGGACTTCGTCCGACTGATCGAGGCGGTCAGCAAGCTGAAGCGGCAATATGCGCGCAAGGCGAGA GACAGCCCCATCGCCCACATAACCAAGCGGAGACACAGCACCAGCATTATATCCAGGCCTCAGCCTAACCAG GGACTCACGAACTCTCCGTTCCGGGAGCGAGTCGGCAGCAATCGACTGCCGGAGAAGCGACCCAG CATCAATGTGCGCCCCAAACTGGAGAACGGTCGGATTCCACGGATATTTCCCGCCACCgatgcagcggcagctgcaggAGTCGCCGCCAGAGATGACCAGGACGATGG TTTCCCGGTCGACATAAAATTCAGCCCGAATGCTACGCTGCCCGAAATCTTCGAGGCCATGAAGCACCCGGTGAACGGAGTGGGCTTCTTCTCGCAGACGCAGTCGCTCCCCTCCTGCACCTTTGTGGCCTACGATGCACTAATGTGGCTGAAAACCCGCCTGAACAACGGACGACATCCGCTGGATCTACTGGAGGCCATGCGCAA GGAACGCATGATCTGCCATGCTTCGGGGGATTGGAAGAAGCCCGTGGTGCCTGGCTTTGTCTTCTACTACGTGGTGCAGCAGGATAAAAACGCCAAAG ATTACGCCCCGCCTTTGGATGACTACAGTGCCTTTGTGAACGAGTGGCTGGAGATTGAGTTTCAGGGATGTAGTTTTCTCTGGCACGATGAGCCGGTGACCACTCCGGTGCCCAATTTCCTCAGGGACTCACCTGCTCCGCAATCCTGGACAGAAACCAGCAGTAACA AGCGCGTGTATCGACAGTCGCATTTGGAGATCGATGTGAACCAGAAGAGCGATCGCATGGAGTGGGGCCATGTGAAGCATCACACAGTGCTGCAGCCGAGATTCGCCTTTGAGATCGTGGTTGAGTGGGTCACCTCATCGGGTCCCATAGTGGCTGACTTG ATTGGCGGCTGGATGCGCAAGGCGAATCAGTTCAATTTCCTGGTATCAGTGCCAGCGGATCCTATGGCAGAGCCGTTCACCAAGAAGTCGGATCCTCTGAGAGGACCCATTTTCATTCCGCTTTGCACTACATTCCTGCCCAATGGCGCTGCTCTCTTCGATG AGTTTCCCGAGGAGAGCAGATCAGACAGAATGCTGTTCTTCCAGGAAGCCATACTGGGCAAGTTTGGCTTCTTGCCATGCGTTTTGGAAAAGAAGTACAGCGTTGGCAAGGAT CTGCCCAAGGAGTACCAGTATGTGCACTGCACGGGCAACATGTTTGCCTTGATCCG CTGCGCTACAAACAACTACCAGGTGGAATCGCCCATCCTGAAGGAGGCAAATGTCACGCGCTGCGTTTATGGGCACACCAACAACACGAACGTGCCCAAGAAAGTGGGTTTCTTGTGGGCGTGGAACCACATGATTCCGAACAAGAAGTGGAAGGCCCAGACGATAAACAACTCCGCGGACGGGGAGCTCTTCCAGCTGAAGATGCTCAAGGATTTCCGCGAGTTCTGCTCGAACAGCGATCAGCGCCTGTCCACTTTTTGGACCCAATCCCAGGAGTTGAAGCGCAGGGCCCAGAAATTCGAgtttaacaataataacaccGAGGAGAATAAGATGAAGTAG
- the LOC6736352 gene encoding GATOR complex protein Iml1 isoform X4 gives MKLYKLNTHTRGCNKSYDADLVMNLKDHPNANVGDVVEIYAPDEENGTHLLLQITEFNGSCGRDVISIESGIANAFKMRPYSNVVMRIVKPADVALDSIEITFKDQYMGRSEMWRLKTYLTDTCVYVNKKIDYNDMQIRCQVYEMWSQGERVASGVITEDTKIVFRSSTSMVYLFLQMSSEMWDFDIHGDLYFEKAVNGFLTELFQKWRKLSCNHEVTIVLFSRTFYAAKSLDEFPEHMRDCLQQDYKGRFYEDFYRVAIQNERCDDWCTVLGQLRKLFTSYQATVLRYHERENMKIPPATNSSATQGNFLEVLNISLNTFEKHYLDRTFDRTGQLSVVITPGVGVFSVDRELTNITKQRIIDNGVGSDLVCVGEQPLHAVPLLKFHNKDTTLTSADDYSLPHWINLSFYSTNKKIAYSSFIPRIKLPLFGSQLTLHDGVGEGEGEENEGHFLSCNQSEYKHNSLFDYDAYDEQIFQPLPAQSTCSLQRVVRAKKTSVPSLETYAYRNNDWENLTPTQIPAMRRKMSDPDIHHGTSAMLAALQPDTTNLSESLASEKNARRTIVSIAPIVRPGRALINPFDPSQVTIKLTSNRRRWTHIFPKGPTGVLIQQHHYQAVPAKPTQAGQQRPLQQIQSNNNNDQEDYGCANGEQYDRVSSHSLLSKSASSQSFVMGDEHIDFFKRRQNSPMNPLPANVPNLTATQAKSYLWGATGEQEWTPAITTGVDWKSLTIPACLPITTDYFPDKRSLNNDYVISDYTLLPDDVNHDYAQSRAVYRKPLSTEEVCKEIVSQRLAQGFQLIVVDEKPPTAGGCSSGSAVQPVKLSRETNKEYLLSIGRIFHKISLSGSVITVTGYRPRHPYPPINVDYRYRFHAPQHETYEISGVNFTTEKLENFNWNHMDLYICTRGDVDYPLMESLKYWRYRMYLLPRENIVSKIASCQRCDIFPDVTADNTREQVEDFVRLIEAVSKLKRQYARKARDSPIAHITKRRHSTSIISRPQPNQGLTNSPFRERVGSNRLPEKRPSINVRPKLENGRIPRIFPATDAAAAAGVAARDDQDDGFPVDIKFSPNATLPEIFEAMKHPVNGVGFFSQTQSLPSCTFVAYDALMWLKTRLNNGRHPLDLLEAMRKERMICHASGDWKKPVVPGFVFYYVVQQDKNAKDYAPPLDDYSAFVNEWLEIEFQGCSFLWHDEPVTTPVPNFLRDSPAPQSWTETSSNKRVYRQSHLEIDVNQKSDRMEWGHVKHHTVLQPRFAFEIVVEWVTSSGPIVADLIGGWMRKANQFNFLVSVPADPMAEPFTKKSDPLRGPIFIPLCTTFLPNGAALFDEFPEESRSDRMLFFQEAILGKFGFLPCVLEKKYSVGKDLPKEYQYVHCTGNMFALIRCATNNYQVESPILKEANVTRCVYGHTNNTNVPKKVGFLWAWNHMIPNKKWKAQTINNSADGELFQLKMLKDFREFCSNSDQRLSTFWTQSQELKRRAQKFEFNNNNTEENKMK, from the exons ATGAAGCTGTACAAGCTGAACACGCATACGCGTGGCTGCAACAAATCCTACG ATGCGGACTTGGTGATGAATCTGAAGGATCATCCCAACGCCAATGTGGGGGATGTGGTGGAAATTTACGCCCCCGACGAGGAGAACGGCACTCACCTACTGCTCCAAATCACCGAGTTCAATGGCAGCTGTGGCCGGGATGTGATCAGCATCGAATCGGGCATCGCCAATGCCTTCAAGATGCGTCCGTACTCCAATGTGGTGATGCGCATAGTTAAGCCGGCGGATGTGGCCCTGGACTCGATAGAGATTACCTTCAAGGATCAGTACATGGGTCGCTCGGAAATGTGGCGCCTGAAGACCTACTTG ACGGACAcctgtgtgtatgtgaacAAGAAGATCGATTACAACGACATGCAGATTCGATGCCAGGTGTATGAGATGTGGTCGCAGGGCGAGCGCGTGGCCAGCGGCGTCATCACAGAGGACACCAAGATTGTCTTCCGCAGCAGCACTTCGATGGTGTACCTCTTCCTGCAGATGTCCTCCGAGATGTGGGACTTTGACATCCACGGTGACCTGTACTTCGAAAAGGCAGTCAATGGGTTTCTCACCGAGCTCTTTCAAAAGTGGCGTAAATTGAGCTGTAACCACGAGGTGACCATCGTGCTGTTCTCTCGCACCTTCTACGCAGCCAAGAGCCTGGACGAGTTTCCCGAGCATATGCGCGACTGCCTGCAGCAGGACTACAAGGGTCGCTTCTACGAGGACTTCTACCGCGTGGCCATCCAGAATGAGCGCTGTGATGATTGGTGTACTGTCCTGGGCCAGCTCCGAAAGCTATTCACGTCCTACCAG GCCACTGTGCTGCGCTATCACGAACGTGAGAACATGAAGATTCCCCCGGCCACCAATTCTTCAGCCACTCAGGGTAACTTTTTGGAGGTGCTGAACATATCGCTGAACACTTTCGAAAAGCATTATTTGGATAGAACGTTCGACCGCACCGGACAGCTCTCCGTGGTTATAACCCCAGGAGTGGGTGTTTTTTCCGTGGATCGAGAGCTGACCAATATCACGAAGCAACGCATTATCGATAATGGCGTTGGTAGCGACCTTGTCTGTGTGGGCGAGCAGCCGCTGCATGCGGTTCCGCTTCTCAAATTCCACAACAAAGACACCACGTTGACCTCCGCCGATGACTACTCTCTGCCCCACTGGATAAACTTGAGCTTCTACTCCACCAACAAGAAGATTGCGTACTCCAGTTTCATACCACGGATCAAGCTGCCTCTGTTTGGATCCCAGCTGACGCTCCACGATGGCGTTGGCGAAGGGGAGGGCGAGGAGAACGAGGGTCACTTTCTGAGCTGCAATCAGTCGGAGTATAAGCACAACTCGCTCTTTGATTACGATGCGTATGATGAACAGATCTTTCAGCCGCTGCCCGCTCAGAGTACTTG CTCGCTGCAGCGTGTAGTGCGGGCTAAGAAGACATCGGTGCCCAGTTTAGAGACCTATGCTTACAGGAACAACGACTGGGAGAACCTTACGCCGACTCAAATTCCGGCCATGCGGCGCAAGATGTCCGATCCCGACATTCATCACGGCACCTCAGCAATGCTGGCTGCCTTG CAACCGGATACAACCAACCTCTCCGAGTCACTGGCCTCGGAGAAGAACGCCCGCAGGACGATCGTTAGCATTGCGCCCATAGTGCGTCCGGGTCGCGCCCTGATCAATCCCTTTGATCCCTCGCAAGTGACAATAAAGCTGACCTCCAATCGCCGCCGCTGGACGCACATATTCCCGAAGGGACCAACCGGTGTACTCATACAGCAGCATCATTATCAAGCGGTGCCAGCAAAACCCACGCAGGCGGGTCAGCAGAGACCATTGCAGCAGAtccagagcaacaacaacaacgaccaGGAGGATTACGGGTGCGCAAATGGAGAGCAGTACGACCGAGTGTCCAGCCATTCGCTGCTCAGCAAGTCAGCCTCCTCGCAGAGCTTTGTGATGGGTGATGAGCACATTGATT TCTTTAAGCGACGTCAAAACTCGCCGATGAACCCCCTGCCCGCCAATGTGCCCAACCTGACGGCCACCCAGGCGAAGTCTTACCTCTGGGGAGCCACTGGGGAGCAGGAGTGGACACCAGCAATTACCACGG GCGTCGATTGGAAGTCGCTTACGATCCCCGCCTGTCTGCCCATCACCACGGACTACTTCCCGGACAAGCGTTCGCTGAATAACGACTATGTGATATCGGATTACACTCTGCTGCCCGACGATGTGAATCACGATTACGCCCAGAGCAGAGCTGTTTACCGGAAACCCCTGTCCACGGAGGAGGTGTGCAAGGAGATCGTGTCGCAGCGCTTGGCTCAGGGCTTCCAGCTAATCGTGGTCGACGAGAAGCCTCCGACTGCGGGCGGTTGCTCCTCGGGATCTGCAGTGCAGCCAGTGAAACTTTCGCGTGAGACCAACAAGGAGTATCTGCTCTCCATTGGACGCATCTTTCACAAGATCTCGTTGAGCGGCTCGGTGATCACGGTCACTGGTTATAGGCCCAG ACACCCGTATCCCCCGATAAATGTGGACTACCGCTACCGTTTCCATGCCCCACAGCACGAAACCTACGAAATCTCCGGCGTGAACTTCACCACCGAGAAGCTGGAGAACTTCAACTGGAACCACATGGACCTGTACATCTGCACGCGTGGCGATGTGGATTACCCACTCATGGAG AGCCTGAAGTACTGGCGCTATCGCATGTACCTGCTGCCCAGGGAGAACATTGTGAGCAAGATCGCCAGTTGCCAGCGATGCGACATATTCCCCGACGTGACTGCGGATAACACGCGGGAGCAGGTCGAGGACTTCGTCCGACTGATCGAGGCGGTCAGCAAGCTGAAGCGGCAATATGCGCGCAAGGCGAGA GACAGCCCCATCGCCCACATAACCAAGCGGAGACACAGCACCAGCATTATATCCAGGCCTCAGCCTAACCAG GGACTCACGAACTCTCCGTTCCGGGAGCGAGTCGGCAGCAATCGACTGCCGGAGAAGCGACCCAG CATCAATGTGCGCCCCAAACTGGAGAACGGTCGGATTCCACGGATATTTCCCGCCACCgatgcagcggcagctgcaggAGTCGCCGCCAGAGATGACCAGGACGATGG TTTCCCGGTCGACATAAAATTCAGCCCGAATGCTACGCTGCCCGAAATCTTCGAGGCCATGAAGCACCCGGTGAACGGAGTGGGCTTCTTCTCGCAGACGCAGTCGCTCCCCTCCTGCACCTTTGTGGCCTACGATGCACTAATGTGGCTGAAAACCCGCCTGAACAACGGACGACATCCGCTGGATCTACTGGAGGCCATGCGCAA GGAACGCATGATCTGCCATGCTTCGGGGGATTGGAAGAAGCCCGTGGTGCCTGGCTTTGTCTTCTACTACGTGGTGCAGCAGGATAAAAACGCCAAAG ATTACGCCCCGCCTTTGGATGACTACAGTGCCTTTGTGAACGAGTGGCTGGAGATTGAGTTTCAGGGATGTAGTTTTCTCTGGCACGATGAGCCGGTGACCACTCCGGTGCCCAATTTCCTCAGGGACTCACCTGCTCCGCAATCCTGGACAGAAACCAGCAGTAACA AGCGCGTGTATCGACAGTCGCATTTGGAGATCGATGTGAACCAGAAGAGCGATCGCATGGAGTGGGGCCATGTGAAGCATCACACAGTGCTGCAGCCGAGATTCGCCTTTGAGATCGTGGTTGAGTGGGTCACCTCATCGGGTCCCATAGTGGCTGACTTG ATTGGCGGCTGGATGCGCAAGGCGAATCAGTTCAATTTCCTGGTATCAGTGCCAGCGGATCCTATGGCAGAGCCGTTCACCAAGAAGTCGGATCCTCTGAGAGGACCCATTTTCATTCCGCTTTGCACTACATTCCTGCCCAATGGCGCTGCTCTCTTCGATG AGTTTCCCGAGGAGAGCAGATCAGACAGAATGCTGTTCTTCCAGGAAGCCATACTGGGCAAGTTTGGCTTCTTGCCATGCGTTTTGGAAAAGAAGTACAGCGTTGGCAAGGAT CTGCCCAAGGAGTACCAGTATGTGCACTGCACGGGCAACATGTTTGCCTTGATCCG CTGCGCTACAAACAACTACCAGGTGGAATCGCCCATCCTGAAGGAGGCAAATGTCACGCGCTGCGTTTATGGGCACACCAACAACACGAACGTGCCCAAGAAAGTGGGTTTCTTGTGGGCGTGGAACCACATGATTCCGAACAAGAAGTGGAAGGCCCAGACGATAAACAACTCCGCGGACGGGGAGCTCTTCCAGCTGAAGATGCTCAAGGATTTCCGCGAGTTCTGCTCGAACAGCGATCAGCGCCTGTCCACTTTTTGGACCCAATCCCAGGAGTTGAAGCGCAGGGCCCAGAAATTCGAgtttaacaataataacaccGAGGAGAATAAGATGAAGTAG